A segment of the Streptomyces sp. NBC_00376 genome:
GTACTGCTCGCCTACTGACCTCGCTGTCGGCGGCCAATGCGACGATCCCCAGGCAGCCACGCAAGGAGAGACATGGGTACCTGGGACATCGGCCCCTTCGACAACGACACCGCCGCCGACTTCGGCGGTGACCTGGACGAGACAGCACTGGAAGAACGCGAAGCCATGATCCGGAGCGTGCTCAAACGTGCCGCCGGGCCTGTGGACTTCCTGGGTATCTACGACGGCGAGCGTGCAGTGGCCGCGGCGGCCCTGGTCGTCGCCCAGCATCCTGACGGCGATCCGGCGTGTTCGAACTATGGCCCATCAGAGCCGCTACCGGAGTTGCCTGCAGACCTTCGAATGCTCGCCGTCGACGCCCTGGACCAAGTGGTCTCCAACCGGTCTGAACTCGCCGAGCTGTGGGCCGAAGCCGCGAA
Coding sequences within it:
- a CDS encoding DUF4259 domain-containing protein produces the protein MGTWDIGPFDNDTAADFGGDLDETALEEREAMIRSVLKRAAGPVDFLGIYDGERAVAAAALVVAQHPDGDPACSNYGPSEPLPELPADLRMLAVDALDQVVSNRSELAELWAEAANWSKWRQDITRLRDVLDPPIPPQEEALFEI